One window of Polynucleobacter sp. HIN5 genomic DNA carries:
- a CDS encoding cobalamin B12-binding domain-containing protein, whose product MDQFNLPRNGNQAAEGKEGQTWHRKPRFNTEISKKMDSPSTHELTNLLNKTIEAQIIPRLLMQHGLNRPEADSKKAGMPISSDEVKHFAELLIHSSNDICLGYIQVLRLEGRGLNEIYLDLIAPAARRLGCYWELDEQSFTTVTLALGRVQRIMQELSPDFRNNESEYKTHSGKALLFAMPHSQHTMGVLMLSEFFIQAGWDVTTVANPSSEEILSLCREQAFDIVGISISYELQWDAMQELVKAIRQCSANSQIGIMAGGALFNAKPDLINQCNADICTLSAPDAVIAAENILKSRV is encoded by the coding sequence GTGGATCAATTTAATCTACCGAGAAACGGTAATCAGGCAGCAGAAGGCAAGGAAGGCCAAACATGGCACAGAAAACCACGCTTCAATACCGAGATTTCCAAAAAAATGGATTCGCCCAGCACCCATGAGCTCACCAATCTACTCAACAAAACCATAGAGGCACAAATCATTCCCCGCCTCCTCATGCAACATGGTCTGAATCGTCCTGAGGCTGATTCTAAGAAAGCTGGGATGCCAATATCCAGCGATGAGGTTAAACACTTTGCCGAATTGCTCATCCATAGCTCAAACGATATTTGCCTTGGATATATTCAAGTCTTGCGTCTTGAAGGTCGGGGCTTAAATGAGATCTATCTCGACTTAATTGCACCTGCGGCAAGACGCCTAGGTTGCTATTGGGAGCTCGATGAGCAAAGTTTTACAACCGTGACCCTCGCCCTCGGTCGGGTTCAGCGAATCATGCAAGAACTTAGTCCGGACTTTCGAAATAATGAAAGTGAATACAAGACCCACTCAGGGAAGGCCTTGTTATTTGCAATGCCCCACTCTCAACACACCATGGGTGTATTGATGTTGAGCGAGTTCTTTATCCAAGCAGGTTGGGATGTCACAACAGTAGCCAACCCCTCCAGCGAAGAAATCCTGTCGCTATGCCGCGAGCAAGCATTTGATATTGTTGGAATCTCGATTTCATATGAGCTGCAATGGGATGCCATGCAGGAATTAGTCAAAGCAATCCGGCAATGTTCGGCTAATTCGCAAATTGGGATTATGGCCGGGGGTGCGCTCTTTAATGCAAAGCCAGATTTAATAAATCAGTGCAACGCTGATATCTGTACCTTGAGTGCCCCAGATGCAGTAATTGCCGCTGAGAATATCTTAAAATCGCGTGTTTGA
- the bchB gene encoding ferredoxin:protochlorophyllide reductase (ATP-dependent) subunit B: MKLTLWTYEGPPHIGAMRIATAMEGVHYVLHAPQGDTYADLLFTMIERMNKRPPVTYTTFQARDLGGDTAELFKDAARSAYARFKPDLLMVGASCTAELIQDDPGGLAAALQLSVPVLPLELPAYQKKENWGAAETFYQMVRLLGKDYVLPPGEKRKPRAPGLPPSCNILGPTALGFRHRDDLVEIRKLLRQIGVRVNVVAPLGAKPEDISRLHEADFNVVLYPEVANSAAQWLSKNFGQPSTKTIPIGFNATRAFIEEVCTLAQIHCDIEELTKRSRARWYALSVDSTYLTNKRVFIFGDATHAIAAAKVASQEMGFQVVGLGTYSRELAREVREAASQYGIEALITDDYLEVEQRITELQPELILGSQMERHIAKRLKIPCAVISAPIHVQDFPARYSPQMGFEGANVLFDTWVHPLMMGLEEHLIGMFREDFEFHDGAAPSHLGHGHQRTPANEANVASEPTPVPEVAVANGAPVTESVWEPEAQRELNKIPFFVRGKAKRNTERFAIERGLPTISLETLYDAKAHFGR, from the coding sequence ATGAAATTAACGCTCTGGACCTACGAAGGACCTCCGCACATTGGCGCGATGCGCATTGCTACTGCGATGGAGGGAGTGCATTACGTCTTGCATGCACCGCAAGGTGATACCTATGCGGACTTGCTCTTTACCATGATCGAGCGCATGAACAAGCGCCCACCGGTGACCTACACCACCTTTCAGGCTCGAGACCTTGGTGGGGATACCGCTGAGTTGTTCAAAGATGCGGCACGTTCTGCATATGCACGCTTTAAGCCAGACCTACTTATGGTTGGTGCATCGTGTACCGCTGAATTGATTCAGGATGATCCGGGTGGATTAGCAGCTGCACTGCAGTTATCGGTTCCTGTATTGCCATTGGAATTGCCTGCCTACCAAAAGAAAGAGAACTGGGGCGCAGCGGAAACTTTCTATCAAATGGTGCGCTTGTTAGGTAAAGATTACGTTTTACCTCCAGGAGAGAAGCGCAAACCACGAGCCCCTGGATTGCCACCGAGTTGCAATATCTTGGGGCCAACTGCTTTGGGATTTCGGCATCGCGATGATTTGGTGGAAATTCGGAAGCTACTACGACAGATTGGTGTGAGAGTCAATGTTGTCGCACCCTTGGGTGCTAAACCTGAAGACATTTCACGCTTGCATGAGGCAGACTTTAACGTGGTGCTCTATCCCGAGGTGGCTAATAGTGCAGCCCAGTGGTTAAGTAAAAACTTCGGGCAACCCAGTACGAAAACCATCCCAATCGGATTTAATGCAACACGAGCTTTCATTGAGGAAGTGTGTACGCTTGCACAAATCCATTGTGATATCGAGGAGCTGACTAAACGTTCGCGTGCTCGCTGGTACGCCTTGTCGGTTGACTCAACCTATTTAACCAATAAACGCGTCTTTATTTTTGGTGATGCAACCCATGCAATTGCAGCTGCAAAAGTCGCGTCGCAGGAAATGGGCTTCCAAGTCGTTGGTCTTGGTACCTATAGTCGAGAGTTAGCTAGGGAAGTACGAGAGGCTGCAAGTCAGTACGGTATTGAAGCCTTGATTACAGATGATTACCTAGAGGTCGAGCAGCGTATTACCGAATTACAGCCCGAGTTGATTTTGGGTAGTCAGATGGAGCGCCACATTGCAAAACGTCTGAAGATTCCGTGTGCCGTCATCTCAGCACCAATTCATGTGCAGGACTTCCCGGCACGTTATTCGCCACAAATGGGGTTTGAGGGGGCCAATGTTCTCTTTGATACCTGGGTCCATCCATTAATGATGGGCTTAGAGGAGCACTTGATTGGTATGTTCCGTGAGGACTTTGAGTTTCATGATGGCGCAGCCCCGTCACACTTGGGCCATGGACATCAGCGCACTCCTGCGAATGAAGCGAATGTCGCGTCTGAACCCACACCGGTTCCTGAGGTAGCGGTTGCTAATGGCGCACCAGTCACAGAGAGTGTGTGGGAGCCAGAGGCACAGAGAGAATTAAATAAGATCCCATTTTTTGTGCGCGGTAAGGCAAAACGCAATACCGAGCGCTTTGCGATTGAGCGCGGTTTACCAACGATTTCTTTAGAAACTTTGTACGACGCAAAAGCCCATTTTGGACGCTAA
- a CDS encoding ferredoxin:protochlorophyllide reductase (ATP-dependent) subunit N gives MNRVIPLQPTTDTCDSADRAILKERGQREVFCGLTGIIWLHRKIQDAFFLVVGSRTCAHLVQSAAGVMIFAEPRFATAIIDDHDLAGLADANEELDRVVNQLLTRRPDIKMLFLVGSCPSEVIKLDLSRAAERLSKTYTPRVRILNYSGSGIETTFTQGEDACLAALAKEIPQHAKLHPTEREVDLLIVGCLADIVEDQFSRIFNDLGIESYAFFPPRRSGDIPRLGPNTRYLLVQPFLTDTARVLDDLGAKRIPAPFPLGVEGTEAWFAAAAKAFGIDPNRVESVIAPKRQRANLALERQRQVLNGRSIFFFPDSQLEIPLARFLHRELGMQLTEIGMPYIHRQHLAEELALLPTEVSLSEGQDVEKQLDRCRTYRPDMVVCGLGLANPLEAEGLTTKWSIELVFTPIQGFDQAADLAELFARPLVRRTKLAA, from the coding sequence ATGAACCGCGTGATTCCTTTGCAGCCCACAACCGATACGTGTGACTCGGCTGATCGCGCGATCCTCAAAGAGCGTGGTCAACGCGAGGTGTTTTGTGGTCTGACCGGCATCATTTGGCTACACCGCAAAATCCAGGATGCATTTTTCTTGGTAGTTGGTTCTCGCACCTGCGCTCACTTGGTGCAATCCGCTGCGGGCGTGATGATTTTTGCAGAACCACGTTTTGCCACAGCGATTATTGACGATCATGATTTAGCTGGACTAGCCGATGCCAATGAGGAACTTGATCGGGTAGTTAATCAACTCCTCACTCGCAGACCCGATATCAAAATGCTCTTCTTGGTGGGTTCGTGCCCGTCCGAAGTGATCAAACTAGATCTCTCACGCGCAGCTGAGCGTTTAAGTAAAACGTATACACCCCGCGTGCGCATTCTCAACTACTCGGGTAGTGGAATTGAAACCACCTTCACACAAGGTGAAGACGCTTGCCTTGCCGCGCTTGCCAAAGAAATTCCGCAACATGCAAAGCTGCATCCGACAGAGAGGGAGGTAGACCTCTTGATCGTTGGTTGCTTGGCCGATATTGTCGAGGATCAGTTCTCCCGTATCTTCAATGATCTGGGAATTGAATCCTATGCATTCTTCCCACCAAGACGATCGGGCGATATTCCGCGCCTAGGACCGAATACCCGGTACTTGCTGGTGCAACCATTCTTAACCGATACCGCGCGCGTCCTCGATGATTTGGGCGCAAAGCGGATTCCGGCTCCATTCCCACTTGGTGTTGAGGGGACAGAGGCGTGGTTTGCTGCCGCAGCTAAGGCATTTGGAATCGATCCGAATCGCGTTGAGTCAGTCATTGCGCCGAAGCGTCAACGTGCAAACTTGGCGCTTGAGCGCCAACGGCAAGTACTCAACGGCCGCTCAATCTTTTTCTTTCCAGACTCGCAATTGGAAATCCCACTGGCGAGATTCTTGCACCGCGAACTGGGCATGCAGCTGACCGAAATTGGGATGCCCTATATCCATCGCCAACATCTGGCGGAGGAACTGGCGTTATTGCCAACCGAAGTGAGCCTATCCGAAGGGCAGGATGTGGAGAAGCAATTGGATCGCTGCCGTACTTATCGCCCCGACATGGTGGTTTGTGGCTTAGGTTTAGCAAATCCACTCGAGGCTGAAGGGCTGACCACGAAGTGGTCGATTGAATTGGTGTTCACACCGATTCAAGGATTTGATCAAGCAGCGGATCTGGCCGAACTCTTTGCGCGGCCATTGGTGCGCAGAACTAAATTGGCGGCTTAG
- the bchF gene encoding 2-vinyl bacteriochlorophyllide hydratase: protein MASQFHPLYTPEERVRRDRSKWTLVQGILAPVQFVIFLVSLYLVIRFLTTGQGEFAANVSIVIKTLILYTIMITGSIWEKEVFGKYLFAPAFYWEDVFSMLVLALHTAYLIALTFGFLEPRALMALALSAYLAYVINAAQFLWKLRQARLQESSQRSDQVMA, encoded by the coding sequence ATGGCAAGTCAATTTCACCCCCTTTATACACCTGAAGAGCGAGTGCGTCGTGATCGTTCGAAATGGACATTGGTTCAGGGAATCTTGGCGCCTGTGCAATTTGTCATTTTCTTGGTGAGTCTGTATTTGGTGATTCGATTTTTAACTACGGGGCAGGGTGAGTTTGCCGCCAATGTCTCGATCGTGATCAAGACCTTGATTCTTTACACGATCATGATCACTGGCAGCATTTGGGAGAAAGAGGTATTCGGTAAGTATCTTTTTGCACCCGCTTTTTATTGGGAAGACGTGTTTAGCATGCTGGTTTTGGCATTGCACACCGCTTATTTAATTGCATTAACGTTTGGGTTTTTAGAGCCTCGCGCACTGATGGCATTGGCCTTATCGGCGTATTTGGCGTATGTGATTAATGCCGCCCAGTTTCTATGGAAGCTGCGCCAAGCTCGCTTGCAAGAGTCAAGTCAACGCTCCGATCAGGTGATGGCATGA